ACCGACTTCTCCGAAATCGCGGAGGCCGGAGCGGTGGCATTCTCGGACGACGGGAATCCGGTCGAAGACCCTCTCCTGATGCGGCGCGCGATGGAGTACGCCAAGCCGTTCGGATACCCGATCCTCGTCCATCCGGAGGATCACCGGCTGGCCGAAGGAGGGGCCGCCAACGAGGGTTGGACGGCGCAGAAGCTCGGCATTCCGGGGATCCCTTCCGCCGCCGAGGAGGTCGCCATCGCCCGGGACATCCTGCTCGCCCGCCAGACCGGCGGCAGGGTGCACCTGCAGCACATCAGCACGAGGATGGGGGTGGATCTCCTCCGCATGGCGAAACGCGCGGGGCTGGCGGTCACCGGCGAGACGGCGCCGCAATACTTCACCCTGACGGACGGCGCGCTGGAAGGGTACGACACGAACGCGAAGATGAACCCTCCGCTGCGGGGCGAAGACGACCGGATGGCCGTGCTGGAGGGGATCCTCGACGGAACGATCGACGCGGTGGCGTGCGACCACGCGCCGCACGAGGAGTACGTCAAGCGGTGCGAATTCATCGCCGCCGCCAACGGGATCATCGGCCTCCAGTCCTCCCTCCCGCTGACGCTCGTCCTCCTCGCGGGGGGAAAGGTGTCCCCGACGCGCGTGGTGGAGCTGTTGTCCTCCGCGCCGGCGAGAATCCTCTCCCTCCGCGGCAAGGGCGCCCTTTCGAAGGGCGCAGACGCCGACGTGACGGTCATCGACCCGGACCTCGAGTGGGCGTTCGAACGGGACGCGGTCCTTTCCAAGTCGAAGAACAGCCCGTTCCTCGGGTGGAAGATGCGGGGACGCGCGGTGCTGACGATCCACGCGGGGCGGATCCGCCACTCGACGATCCCGGGGGTCGCGGCGGATGCCTGAGCGGAAAGCCCTCCTCGCCCTCGCGGACGGCACCCTTTT
The sequence above is a segment of the Deltaproteobacteria bacterium genome. Coding sequences within it:
- a CDS encoding dihydroorotase: MLLIKGGRVIDPSSRRDGIGHLVIDGGKILDFLPGDPPKGFQGTVIHADGKWVTPGLVDMHVHLREPGFEWKEDIRSGTAAAAAGGFTSVACMANTKPVNDNPEVTRFILEKAAREGSVSVFPVAAVTRGLEGKEMTDFSEIAEAGAVAFSDDGNPVEDPLLMRRAMEYAKPFGYPILVHPEDHRLAEGGAANEGWTAQKLGIPGIPSAAEEVAIARDILLARQTGGRVHLQHISTRMGVDLLRMAKRAGLAVTGETAPQYFTLTDGALEGYDTNAKMNPPLRGEDDRMAVLEGILDGTIDAVACDHAPHEEYVKRCEFIAAANGIIGLQSSLPLTLVLLAGGKVSPTRVVELLSSAPARILSLRGKGALSKGADADVTVIDPDLEWAFERDAVLSKSKNSPFLGWKMRGRAVLTIHAGRIRHSTIPGVAADA